A genome region from Candidatus Dependentiae bacterium includes the following:
- a CDS encoding HlyC/CorC family transporter, whose translation MSTVYIFIVGAVVCYFLSGLVSFLETAIHLVRPYQLKALRDDVKSYERLFDIWQTNPQKLLIGILLLNSFIDIVATLCVSKAFEIILGSIGIGVGAVVATVANILFTNLIPKMSARLHYLKGVKMLLWFASGIITTLYPIVTVLLSVVNNIFLFFGNDITSSNDAFTEDELEYLIKQSDESGIIDSEKSEMLQNVFGLGEIFVEKVMVPKSDMVLLDVNAGIPDAIQFLRHHRYSRVPVYDGKEDNIIGIIYHKDLFDHYSSQVNITLKEIVRPVLFTPQTKRVSQLLNEFLKKRMHMAIVIDEFGNVIGLVTLEDLIEEIVGEISDEHEKIHTGIIPLEQGGWLINASIMLDKLEDFLAIKFEVEESLTLAGFLAEKFEYLPQNGESLIYRGYIFTVQQATDKRIFQVLIVHEKTTVISGQDVS comes from the coding sequence ATGTCGACCGTATACATATTCATAGTTGGTGCTGTTGTTTGTTATTTTCTGAGTGGGCTGGTTTCTTTTCTGGAGACAGCTATTCATCTTGTTCGTCCCTATCAACTGAAAGCGTTGAGGGATGATGTAAAAAGCTATGAACGATTATTTGATATTTGGCAGACTAATCCGCAAAAGCTGTTAATTGGCATTTTATTGCTCAATAGTTTTATTGATATTGTGGCAACATTGTGCGTTTCAAAAGCATTTGAAATTATTTTAGGGTCAATTGGTATTGGTGTTGGTGCGGTTGTTGCTACTGTTGCCAATATTTTGTTTACAAATTTAATTCCGAAAATGTCTGCACGATTGCATTATCTCAAGGGCGTTAAAATGTTGTTGTGGTTTGCGTCAGGAATTATTACAACGCTTTATCCTATTGTTACGGTGCTCCTTTCTGTGGTGAATAATATATTTCTTTTTTTTGGAAACGATATCACCTCATCAAACGATGCGTTTACCGAAGATGAACTTGAGTATTTGATTAAACAAAGTGATGAATCTGGGATTATTGACTCTGAGAAGTCTGAAATGTTGCAGAATGTTTTTGGGTTGGGTGAAATTTTTGTTGAAAAAGTTATGGTTCCCAAGAGTGACATGGTTTTGCTTGATGTAAATGCAGGTATTCCCGATGCCATTCAATTTTTAAGGCATCATCGGTATTCTCGTGTTCCGGTGTATGACGGTAAAGAAGATAATATTATTGGGATTATTTATCATAAAGACTTGTTTGATCATTATTCATCGCAGGTAAATATCACTCTTAAAGAGATTGTAAGACCAGTCTTATTTACACCGCAGACAAAACGGGTGAGCCAGCTTTTGAATGAGTTTTTAAAAAAACGAATGCACATGGCTATTGTTATTGATGAATTTGGTAATGTTATAGGGCTTGTTACTCTTGAAGACTTGATCGAAGAAATTGTTGGTGAAATTAGTGACGAGCATGAAAAAATTCATACAGGTATTATCCCATTAGAGCAGGGCGGTTGGTTGATAAATGCGAGTATTATGTTAGATAAGCTCGAAGATTTCTTGGCGATTAAATTTGAAGTTGAAGAATCGTTGACCCTTGCGGGATTTTTGGCCGAAAAATTTGAATATTTGCCCCAAAATGGTGAATCTTTGATTTATCGAGGCTATATCTTTACGGTTCAGCAGGCTACTGATAAGCGGATATTTCAGGTCTTGATTGTCCACGAAAAAACAACTGTTATTTCAGGGCAAGATGTCAGCTAG
- a CDS encoding acyl--CoA ligase, with product MYSVEKEKKIIHQLYDELADVFLSKNPLRQLFLKKTVQFAENKALISHERLVLYQEFADEVCDRAAYLSAWKIGLNAKVIIFLPNSIDFYFWYHAVHAVGAVAILVSPLLHEKEVEDIFNQVNPSAIIFAKNPFIHTLFVQRPATLLVDIKDFSVQDLPRFIDGLVVKDINAPAVILYTSGSTGSPRGVVLSALNILTNSIQTQARCMFLGINNARLLSIIPASHSFGHMTSVCKPLLSGDTVYVVTQTSRAEIKKAFQICKPTMIFGVPVLFALFASMPELPVSGVKLFVSGGDFLPSSIEELFMSVFGRRIASGYGLSEASPVVGMNVNSAKIKSSIIDPFFVGVSYKILYKDSLPEGIGELLLSGSTIFLGYFSGDLNALDCPVIDGWLHTGDLVKQTLLGVELVGREKNIIVFKGFNIYPEEVERVLVQVSGVFKVAVFGADHELFGQIPIAVVEPYPGVFIDSVELLEVCKKRLAAYKVPHKFIVMDKLPLSSFGKIDKRTVKKIIS from the coding sequence GTGTACTCTGTTGAAAAAGAAAAAAAAATAATTCACCAGCTTTATGATGAGTTGGCGGATGTTTTTTTGAGTAAAAATCCATTACGACAGTTATTCTTGAAAAAAACAGTTCAATTTGCTGAAAACAAGGCGCTTATTTCGCATGAGCGCCTTGTTTTGTATCAAGAATTTGCAGATGAGGTTTGTGATCGCGCAGCATATCTTTCCGCATGGAAAATAGGCCTTAATGCAAAAGTAATCATTTTTTTACCAAATTCTATCGATTTTTATTTTTGGTATCATGCTGTTCATGCGGTTGGCGCTGTTGCAATTTTAGTTTCTCCACTTTTGCACGAAAAAGAAGTGGAAGATATTTTTAATCAAGTGAATCCGTCAGCTATAATTTTTGCGAAAAATCCTTTTATTCATACGTTGTTTGTTCAACGTCCCGCAACTCTTTTGGTTGATATTAAAGATTTTTCAGTACAAGATTTACCTCGATTTATTGATGGGTTGGTAGTTAAAGATATTAATGCGCCTGCGGTTATTTTGTATACTTCGGGTTCTACAGGTTCGCCCAGGGGCGTTGTTTTGTCGGCGCTTAATATTCTAACAAATAGTATTCAAACTCAAGCAAGATGCATGTTTTTGGGGATAAATAATGCTCGGTTATTGAGCATTATTCCTGCCAGTCATTCGTTTGGTCACATGACAAGCGTTTGTAAGCCTCTTTTGTCTGGTGATACGGTATATGTAGTTACCCAGACCTCTCGTGCAGAAATCAAAAAAGCCTTTCAGATTTGTAAGCCGACCATGATTTTTGGGGTTCCGGTTCTTTTCGCCTTGTTTGCATCGATGCCAGAGTTGCCTGTTTCTGGGGTTAAGTTATTTGTTTCTGGCGGAGATTTTTTACCATCCTCGATAGAGGAGTTGTTTATGTCTGTTTTTGGAAGGCGTATTGCATCTGGTTATGGATTATCGGAGGCGAGTCCGGTGGTTGGTATGAATGTAAATTCCGCAAAAATTAAATCATCAATTATAGATCCTTTTTTTGTTGGCGTGTCTTATAAAATTTTGTACAAAGATTCTTTACCAGAAGGGATTGGGGAGTTGCTTTTGTCTGGATCAACGATTTTTTTGGGATATTTTTCTGGAGACTTAAATGCCTTGGATTGTCCCGTGATTGATGGTTGGTTGCATACTGGAGATTTGGTGAAACAAACGTTGTTGGGTGTTGAGCTGGTTGGTCGTGAAAAAAATATTATTGTTTTTAAGGGATTTAATATTTACCCGGAGGAAGTCGAGCGAGTTTTGGTACAGGTTTCGGGTGTTTTTAAGGTTGCGGTTTTTGGCGCTGACCATGAATTGTTTGGACAGATTCCTATAGCAGTTGTTGAGCCTTATCCAGGCGTATTTATAGATTCTGTAGAGTTGCTTGAAGTTTGCAAAAAACGGCTTGCTGCGTATAAGGTTCCACATAAATTTATCGTGATGGATAAACTGCCGTTAAGTTCGTTTGGAAAAATAGATAAAAGAACTGTTAAAAAAATAATTTCTTAA